The genomic window GCCGTGACAGGTTGGGCACGGGTCGGTCATGTTCTGCAGGTGACTCTGGCGGACGCGCTGCCGCGTCATCTCGATCAGTCCGAGGTCGCTCACGGCGAACGCCTTCGTGCGCGCGCGGTCGCGGCCGAGGTGCGCGCGGAGCTCCTGGAGCACCTTGTCGCGACTCGACTTCGTCTCCATGTCGATGAAGTCGCAGACGATGATGCCGCCCAAGTCTCGCAGACGCGCTTGGCGGGCCACCTCGCGCGCGGCCTCGAGGTTCGTTCGGAGAATCGTCTTTTCCGGATCCTTCTTGCCGGTGTATCGCCCCGAGTTGACGTCGATCGACACCAAGGCTTCCGTCGGCTCGATGATCAGGTACCCGCCCGACGGAAGATCGCAGCGGCGCTTGAACAGGTCGCGAAGCTCCTGCTCGATGTTCGCCTTGTCGAAAAGCGGCGTCTGATCCTCGTACAGCTTCACGCGGTCCACGAGCTCCGGAGCGATTCCCTTCAGGTACTCCAGGATCTCGTTGTGGACCTGCTTCGAGTCCACCGTCACCTGCTCGACCTTCGTGCTGAAGACGTCGCGCATCAGTCCGCGCGTGAGACTCGTCTCGCGGTGCACGAGCGCCGGCGCTCGCACGAACGTCGTCTTGCGCTTGATCTTCTTCCAGTTCCCGATGAGCGTCGTCAGCTCGCGTTCGAGCGTCTCTTTGGTGACGTCTTCGCCGACGGTGCGGACGATGACACCTCCCGCGTCCTTCGGCAGCACTTCCTCGACCTGCGATCGCAGCCGCTTTCGCGTTTCGCGATCGCCGATCTTGCGGCTCACGCCGACGCGATCCGCGGAGGGCATGAACACCAGAAATCGTCCGGCGAGGGAAACCTGCGCCGTGACCCGCGGGCCTTTCGTCGAGATCGGCTCTTTCGAGACCTGGACGATCAGCGTCTGGCCGCGCTTGAGGACGTTCTGGATGGCGGGTGCTGTTTCGTGACGACGGCGGCCACCGCCTCCGCGGGGCGTCTCGGCTTCGTCGTCCGAATCGTCGTCTTCGTCTTCGTCGTCATCGCCGCCGGCGTCGGGATAGACCAAATCCGACGCGTGCAAAAACGCGCTCTTCTCCGTCCCTATGTCGACGAAGGCGGCTTGGATTCCCGGTAGTACTGCTTCGACGCGCCCGAGGTAGATGTCGCCGACCATTCGGCGGGCTTCGGGGCGATCGACCAGAAGTTCAACGAGCTGGTCGTCCTCGAGGATGGCAACTCGCGTTTCTCGCGGATTGGCGTTGATCAAAATCTCTCTTTTCATCAGTGCCCATCGCGGATCCAGGTTCCGGCGACTCGGCAGAACCGGCGCGATGGCGTTTCGAATTGTGGGGTGAGTGCCGCGTCGCCCGTGTGGCGTACGCGACGTCTCGTGGATGGGATGTCCGAGCTTTCCGGGTGATCGTCCACATCGACTCCGGCTGAGGCGTGTGCGCCGTGTCCGGACGCGCAGCGGCGGCCGGCTCGTTCAGCGTGGTGCGGAGGGATGTGCGATCGGCCCAACGAATTAGGCCACGGACCGGAAACAGGACGAACGCCAGCAGACGAGCCAAGGACGCGTTGGCCGCCGACTGGCGCGGGATGCGCATCGTCCGCTTCGAGTCGCGGAACGGAACGAGCGCAGGAGAAAGCGCGACAGATATCACCGTTCTGGAATGTAAACGGCGAACTCCCGTTTTCGCAACAAGTTAGAGAGTCGAGCGCGCAGATCTAAAAGGCGGGCGCGGCCTCGCCGAGCGTTTCGCGGAGCAGCTGCCGCGCGATGACGATGCGCTGAATCTCCGACGTGCCCTCGCCGATCTCGCAGATCTTCGCGTCGCGCATGAACCGCTCGATCGGATAGTCCTTCGTGTACCCGTAACCGCCGTGCAGCTGAACCGCGGCGATCGTCGCACGCATCGCCAGCTCGGAGCAGAAGAGCTTCGCCATCGCCGCTTCCTTACCGAACGGCTTGCCGTTCTGAGCGAGCCAGGCCGCGTGGTACATCAGGTGCTTTCCCGCCTCGATTTCGGTCGCCATGTCGGCGAGCTGGAAATGGACGCCCTGGAAGTTCACGATCGGCTGGCCGAACTGCTTGCGGACGCTCGTGTAGTGCGTCGCCTGCTCCAGCGCTCCCTCCGCGATGCCGAGCGACAGCGCGGCGATGCCGATTCGGCCGTTGTCGAGCGTCTTCATGAAGTTGATGAAGCCTTCGCTCTCGGCGCCGAGCCGGTTCTCGATCGGAACCTCGACGTCTTCCATGATCAACTCGGCGGTGTCCGATGCGCGCCAGCCGAGCTTGTCCTCCTTCTTGCCGGCGCGGAAGCCGGGCATCGGAATCAGCGACGGCTCGTGTCCGACACCGACCTTCGCGGTCTCGTCGAGATCCGACGTTTCCTTCGTGAGGATGAACGAGCTGATGCCGCGCGTTCCAGCCGAGCGGTCCGTGACGG from Gemmatimonadaceae bacterium includes these protein-coding regions:
- a CDS encoding Rne/Rng family ribonuclease produces the protein MKREILINANPRETRVAILEDDQLVELLVDRPEARRMVGDIYLGRVEAVLPGIQAAFVDIGTEKSAFLHASDLVYPDAGGDDDEDEDDDSDDEAETPRGGGGRRRHETAPAIQNVLKRGQTLIVQVSKEPISTKGPRVTAQVSLAGRFLVFMPSADRVGVSRKIGDRETRKRLRSQVEEVLPKDAGGVIVRTVGEDVTKETLERELTTLIGNWKKIKRKTTFVRAPALVHRETSLTRGLMRDVFSTKVEQVTVDSKQVHNEILEYLKGIAPELVDRVKLYEDQTPLFDKANIEQELRDLFKRRCDLPSGGYLIIEPTEALVSIDVNSGRYTGKKDPEKTILRTNLEAAREVARQARLRDLGGIIVCDFIDMETKSSRDKVLQELRAHLGRDRARTKAFAVSDLGLIEMTRQRVRQSHLQNMTDPCPTCHGTGRVFTAETIARRVERSVRRIGLEGRKDHLVIRLHPDVAMYVLENERDLLKRLEKAVGFGLEFRDDPLLRPDEFKLVVKSAGRDVTGQYAVA
- a CDS encoding acyl-CoA dehydrogenase family protein; protein product: MDDSLYFSEQHLATREMVRQFARDEVAPIAAKYDATAKFPWESIRKMGELGLLGVPWPEDLGGAGLDILSFMIVIHEVGKVDASHALTISAHTTLGTSPIVKFGTPEQKRRYVPFLASGKVMGGFGLTEPEAGSDAGGTRTTAVRRGNCYLLNGVKRFITHGSVGEIFVVTAVTDRSAGTRGISSFILTKETSDLDETAKVGVGHEPSLIPMPGFRAGKKEDKLGWRASDTAELIMEDVEVPIENRLGAESEGFINFMKTLDNGRIGIAALSLGIAEGALEQATHYTSVRKQFGQPIVNFQGVHFQLADMATEIEAGKHLMYHAAWLAQNGKPFGKEAAMAKLFCSELAMRATIAAVQLHGGYGYTKDYPIERFMRDAKICEIGEGTSEIQRIVIARQLLRETLGEAAPAF